Proteins encoded by one window of bacterium:
- a CDS encoding type II toxin-antitoxin system VapC family toxin, with translation MKLFIDSSALVKFFHKEEGSQRVTELIVSEDNEIWISEIAGVEFLSAVTRRFRNKEIDEENLNNAISGFEEQLSTFNVEPVGHAIIKETESLIKQHGKSQGLRTLDALHLGTFNLIAEKDWVFVAADETLCKAVHQMGYSFINPLEDQRQ, from the coding sequence TTGAAACTGTTCATTGATAGTTCCGCACTTGTTAAATTCTTTCATAAAGAAGAAGGCTCTCAGAGAGTTACGGAATTAATAGTTTCGGAAGACAATGAGATATGGATTTCCGAAATTGCCGGAGTTGAATTTCTCTCTGCGGTAACAAGAAGATTTAGGAATAAAGAAATAGATGAGGAGAATTTGAATAATGCCATTTCGGGTTTTGAAGAACAGTTAAGCACTTTCAATGTAGAGCCTGTAGGACATGCGATAATTAAAGAAACTGAATCTTTAATCAAACAACATGGAAAGTCACAAGGACTTAGAACACTTGACGCACTACACCTCGGAACATTTAATCTGATTGCTGAAAAAGACTGGGTATTTGTAGCAGCAGACGAAACTCTCTGTAAAGCAGTTCACCAAATGGGATACAGTTTTATAAATCCTCTTGAAGATCAGAGACAATAA
- a CDS encoding DUF5678 domain-containing protein: MRRKDYIQLQRKYGGNFIATMNDQIVAVAKTQKELTYKITEKKLKRKDVIYEYIEPKGAICVY; encoded by the coding sequence ATGCGAAGAAAAGATTATATTCAACTTCAGAGAAAATACGGTGGTAATTTTATTGCCACTATGAATGACCAGATAGTTGCTGTAGCAAAAACTCAGAAAGAGTTAACCTATAAAATAACCGAAAAAAAATTAAAGAGAAAAGATGTCATCTATGAATATATCGAACCGAAAGGAGCTATCTGTGTCTATTGA